GCGATCGAGGAGCGCCAGCCGGAGGACGAACCGTGTGCGACCGGCACGGAAACCGTCGACGTCGAGCGCGCGGACGGCCGCACCCTCGCCGCGCCGCTGGAGTCCGCCCGGAACGTGCCCCACTACCGGCGGGCGGCGATGGACGGCTACGCCGTCCGGGCCGCGGACACCTTCGGCGCGAGCGACCGCTCGCCCGAGGTGCTGCGAATCGCCGAGGGGATCGGCGCCGACGCGGCGGTCGAACCCGGCACCGCCGCGCGCGTCCACACCGGCAGCGCGCTGCCCGACGGCGCCGACGCCGTCGTGATGATCGAGGAGGTCGCGGAACTCGAGGCGGCCGGCGAACCGGAACTCGAGGTCGGCGACGCCGTCGCGGAGGGCGAGAACGTCGCGCCGATCGGCGAGGACGTCGAGGAGGGCCAGCACCTCTACGAGGCGGGCCACCGGCTCCGGCCGTCCGACCTCGGACTCGTCCGCTCGGCGGGCTACGACCGCGTTTCGGTCGCCCAGCAGCCGACGGTCGGCGTGATCCCGACCGGCGAGGAACTCGTCGAGGGCGATCCCGGGCCAGGCGAGGTCGTCGAGACGAACGGACTGACCGTCTCGCGGCTGGCCCAGCGGTGGGGCGCGCGGGCGACGTACCGCGACGTCGTCACCGACGATCCCGAGTCGCTGCGCGTGGCGATCCAGCGCGATCTGACGAAGGACGTCGTCGTCACGACCGGCGGCTCCTCGGTCGGCGAGCGCGACCTGCTGCCGGAGGTCATCGACGACTTAGGCGAGGTGCTCGTCCACGGGGTCGGCCTCAAGCCCGGCCATCCGGTCTGTCTCGGCATCGTCGAGGACACGCCCGTCCTCGCCTTACCGGGCTACCCCGTCGCCTGCATCGTCAACGCCGTCCAGTTCCTCCGGCCGACGCTGCGCTGGCTCGAGGGCACCGAGCCCGATCCGCACCCGACGACGCAGGCCGTCCTCGAGCGCAAGATTCCGAGCGAACCCGGCACCCGGACGTTCGCGCGGGTGCAACTCGAGGAACGCGACCCCGACGAGATCGACGAGGGCGAACCGCAGTTTGCGGCGACGCCGACCCGGGCCAGCGGCTCGGGCGTGCTCTCGAGCGTCGCGCTGGCCGACGGCTGGGTGGTCGTCGACGACGATCGCGAGGGGATTCCCGAGGGTGAAACGGTCGCCGTCGAGGACTGGGAAATTAACCCGTAAACAACGACAGCCGCATCCCCTCGATTTCTCGAACGGGGAACGTTGCCTGTTCAGACCGAGCGCTTAGTGGCCCGTAGCCGCTAGTACGAGGGACTACCGCATGCCCGACCGCCGATCCCTCGCGGACCGCGTGCCGCGGCGCCTGACGCGCCGGCATCGATTAGTGCTCATCTACGCGGTCGCCGTCGTCGCCGTCGTGCTCTTCTACACGGTGATTTACAACCTGGGAATGCGCTACCTCGAGCACCGCCCGCACTCGATCTTCCGGTCGCTGCAGACGGTCACCGAGACGATGACGACGACGGGGTTCGGCGCGGACTCGCCGTGGGCGACGCCGGTGATGAACCTGCTGATGGTGACGATACAGGTAACGGGCATCCTGATCGGGTTCGTCGCCCTCCGCGTGCTCGTCATCCCGCTGTTCGAGCGCACGCCGATCCACCTCGACGACCGACTCACGGCCAAGGACGACCACGTCGTCGTCGCGGAGTACCGTCGCGACACCGGCGTCCTGCTCGACGAACTCGAGGACCTCGACATCGACTACGTCCTCATCGAGTCCGACGAGGAGGAGGCGAAGCGACTCTCCGACGACGGCTATCAGGCGATCAACGGCGACCCCGAAGACCGGGCGGATCTCGAGCGAGCGCTGATCCGGGACGCGTCATTGTTGATCACCGACGCCGAGGATCGGACGGCGAGCATCCTGCTGACGGCGCTGGAGGCCAATCCGGACCTGCGGACGATCAGTTTCACGGAGTCGACGCGCCACGACGCGGCGTTGACCGAAATCGGCGTCGACAGAGCCGTCGCGCCGCACGCGCTCATCGGTCGCCGACTCGCAGAGAAGGCGACGACGCCCGTCGCGGTCGAGGACGCCGACGCGGCGTCGATCACGGTTCGGGAGATCCTCGTTCGGCGCGAGAGTCCGCTGCACGGCGTTCGGCTGGGCGACTCGCCGGTCGCGGACCACCCGGAACTGACCCTGGTCGGCGGCTGGTTCGACGGCGTGCTCCGGCTGTCCCCGCCCGGCGACATTCGGCTGACGCCGAACACCGTGTTGGTCGTCGCCGGACCGGAGGGAGAGATCGACGACGTCTCGAGCGAGGTGGCCGGCGTCCGGCCGTCCTATCCCGCGAGACACGAACGGATCCTCGTCGCGGGCGCCGGCGAGGGCGGCGCGGCGGCCGTCGACGCGCTCCCCGACGACGTGTCGGTGACGGTCGTCGACCAGTCCGCGGACGCGGTCGTCGAGCCCGATATCGTCGGCGATATCACCGAACCGGGGACCCTTCGAGCGGCCGGCCTCGAGGAGGCGAGCGCGTTGATCGTAACCGTCGACGACGACGCGAGCGCACTCTTAACGATCGCGACGGCGCGGTCGCTCTCGGGCGACGTCGAAATACTCGCTCGCGTGACCGACACGCGGAAGGTGACGCCGGCGTTCAAAGCGGGGGCCGATTACGTGCTCTCCGTCCAGCAGGCGTCGGCGCGGCTGGTCGCAGCCGAGGTCCACGGCGAGCGCGTCGTCGATCCGACGAGTCAGATTCGGATCGTCCGCACCGACGCCGCGCCGTTTACCGGCGACTCGCCGATCGACTTCCGGCGGGATACCGAACGAGGCTGGACGCTGGTCGGTATCGTCCGGGACGGAACGATCATCACCGACGAAGAGACCGAGATCGAACCCGACGACGAGATTATCGTCGCCGGCAGCGACGAGACTATTCGGGAGTTCGAACGAACGGTCGACGTCACCTGATGGGCCGCCGTCGCGTCACTCGAGGCGGCGCCACTGCGGCGCCGATCGCAGCTCCGGCAGCGCCGACGCCAGATCCAGCTCCGCGGCGCCGTAGAATTTCTCCCGCCCGACGGGCGTTCGGACGCGGATAACGATGGTGTTGCTCGTCACCCGAAAGATCGAAAGCTGCCACGTCCGACCCGCCGGCTCCCACTCGCTGTGCAGCGTCGCCTCCTCGTCGTCGACGACCCGCGAGCCGAGTTCCCAGCTCAGCCGCGTCAGGTGGGGCAGGTCGAACGGCACCGCATCGGGTAGCGACGCGCCCGCGTTCCCCCCGTCCTGAAAGCCATGGGTAGCCATACCACGCAGTTCACCACTCGAGCCTAAAAAGTCACTCATTGTTGTTCATTTATAAACTGCGGCCGACGGGAACGGAACTAGTCGCTCGGCGACGATTCCGGCCGGTAGGTCCGGCTGATCGCCTTCCAGTGGCCCGCCTCGAACCGGTAGTAGGTGACGACGGCGGGGACGAGCGTCTCGAGGATCAACGCGGCGTAGAGGGTACCGATTCCCAGCGGGGTGACGCTCGCGAGGTACGGCAGCGGGACGTGGTACACGCCCAGCGCAGTGACGGGGATCGCGAAGACGTAGCGGCCGAGCACCTGCCCGTAGAATGGCCAGTTCGTGTCGCCGCTGGCCCGCAGCGGGCCGGTCGCGCCGCTGCTGATCCCGAGGAAGACGACGCTGACGCAGGCGACGGCGATGAACGACGTTACCGTGGGCAGGATCGACGGATCGTCGACGAAGACGCGGCCGACCTGCTCGGCGAACACGAGGACGAACGCGCCGCTGACGACGTAGACCGCCGTGCCGAACCAGAGCACCTCGCGGCCGTAGGTGTCGGCGTCGCCCTCGTCGCCGGTGCCGAGTTCCTGCCCGACCAGGCTCGAGGAGGCGAGCGAGAAGCCCCAACCGGGCGTGTTCATCAGCCCGCGGACGCGCCGGGCGACGATGTACGCGGCCAGTACGTTCGGGCCGAACATCGCGACGAGCGCGAGCATCGGGAACTGGGCGGCCCGCCGGGCGATGTTCGTAAACGCCAGCGGCGTCCCGATCTCGAGGACGGTCCGGATCTCGGCGACCGTCGCGTGGGGCCACGCGAGGCTGATCGTCACGGGGAACGCGCCGATCAGCGGCAGCCGGCCAGTCGTGAGTCCGACGGTAAAGGCCGCAAGGACGAGCATGTTCGCGACCGCGGTGCCGATCGCCGCGCCGACGACGCCCATTCCGAACGCGAATATCAGAACCGCGTTGATCGCGATGTTGACCACCGCGCCGCCGGCACGCAGGACCATCGGCGTCCAGGCGTCGTCCGCCCCGACGAGGGTCCGACTGCCGATGAGGTTCAGCGCCGCGAACGGCAGGCCGACGGCGACGGTCCGAAGGTAGGCGGCGCCGTAGCCGATCGAGTCGGCGTCGTCGCCGACCAGCGCGATCAGCCGTTCCGGCACCGCGCCGAACAGGAGCGCCAGCGGGATCACGAGCGCGGCGACGATCAGCGCGCTCGTCGTCACCGCCCGCGAGAGGTCCTCTTCAGCGCCGGCGCCGTACCGCTGGGAGACGAGGCTGATCGTCGCGCCGGCGATCCCGCCGCCGAACGCGAAGCCGATCCCCCAGTAGGGCGTCGCGAGTCCGACGCCGCCGATCGCCGCCGGGCCCAGCGCCATCCCGACCATCGCGACGTCGGCCGCGGACTTGGACATCCGGGCGATCCCGGTCACGATCCGCGGCCAGGCGAGGTCGGTGGTCCGTTCGACGCGCTCCGCGTCGATGATCCCGACTCGCGCGAGGGCGTAGCCGACCGCCAGCAGGAGCCACCGGAACGGGTTCGGCAGGTCGCTCCAACTCCAGCGAAAAGCCACGCCGGGCCGTTCGCGATCCCCCGACAAATGTCTTCACGTCCCGGAATATTTCTGTTCGACCGCGCGCGGAATCGAATTCGACCGACGTTTTTAGCCTCCGACCCCGAAGGACCGGTATGGACCGCAAGGAGTTTCGCGATCTCGCCTCCCCCGCGGAGGCCCGCGAAGCGATCGACTCGCTGTCGCTGACGGCCGGCGTCGAACGCGTCCCCCTCGAGGAGGCCCGCGGCCGGGTCCTCGTGGCGCGACTGGACGCCGAACTCGACGTGCCGGGGTTCGACCGGGCGACCCTCGACGGCTACGCCCTCCGGGCTCGAGACACGTTCGGTGCCGACGAGGCCGACCCCGCTCGCCTCGAACTCGTCGGCGAGGTACACGCCGGCGAGGAACCCGAGGTGGAACTCGAGGACGGCCAAGCGGCGGAAATCTCGACGGGTGCGGTGATGCCCGACGGGGCGGACGCGATGGTGCCCGTCGAGCGAACCGACACGGCTGCAGACGGGGACGAGGTACTGATCCGCACGTCCGTCGCGCCCGGCGACAACGTCATGTTCGCCGGTGCGGACGTCGCCGCCGGCGAGCGCGCGCTCGGCCCGGGGACGCGAATCACGCCGCGGGATATCGGCCTGCTCTCGGCGCTTGGCATCGACGAGGTACCGGTCCGCGGTCGCCCGAAAGTCGGCATCGTCTCGACGGGCGACGAACTCGTCCGCCCCGGCGAGGACGTCGACAGCGACCGCGGGGAGATCTACGACGTCAACAGCTACACGATCGCGGCGGGCGTCGAGGACGCCGGCGGCGAGGCCGTCCTCTACCCCCACGCCGGCGACGAGCAGGACGAGATGGAACGGATCCTCCGGGAGGCCGCCGCGGAGTGTGACCTCGTGCTCTCCTCGGGGTCGACCAGCGCGAGCGCGGTCGACGTGATCTACCGGGTCATCGAGGAGCAGGGCGAACTGCTGCTCCACGGGGTCAGCGTCAAGCCCGGGAAGCCGATGCTCGTCGGCCGACTGGGGGTCTCCGAGCCGCGCTCGGACGGCTCGGAAGGCGAGCGCCGCTCGTCTTCCGGTGACTCGGCGTACGTCGGCCTCCCCGGCTACCCCGTCTCCGCGATGATGGTCTTCCGCACGTTCGTCGCGCCCGCGATCCGCGAAGCTGCCGGCATTCCGGAACCGAAGGCCACGACCGTCACCGGCCGAATGGCTCGCGAGGAGCGCTACGGCGAGGGTCGAATGCGGCTGATGCCGGTCGGTCTGGTAACGGACGGCGACGGCGACACCCTCGTCTACCCCGTCGACAAGGGCTCCGGCGCGACCACCAGCCTCGCCGAAGCCGACGGCGTCGTCGAGGTCCCGCCCGAGACCGACTACCTCGAGAACGGCGAGTCCGTCGACGTCCGGTTGTTCTCGCCGGACGTCCGGCCGCCGACCCTGCTCGGCGTCGGCGAGGACGATCCGACGCTGAACCGGCTGCTCGACCGCCTCGAGCACCCGCGCTACCTCTCGGTCGGCTCCCGACCGGCGCTGCGGCGGCTCCGCGAGGGCGTGCCCGACGTCGCCGTCGTCGCCGGCCCGATCGACCGCGAGGTCGACGCGGTCGAACTCGGCCGCTGGGAGCGCGAGTGGGGGCTGATCGCCCGCGCCGGCAACCCGAAGGAGATCGAGGACCTCGACGACCTGATCGACCGCGATCTCCGGTTCGTCAACCGGACGACCGACTCCGGGCTGCGAACGAGCCTCGGCGCGGCTGCCGCCGAGATCGCCGAGGACCGCGGCGTCGACCGCCGGGAGATCGTCGACGCGATCGACGGCTTCGACCTCGGGCTGCGCGCCCACGAGAGCCCCGCCCGGAAGGTCATCGCCGGCGACGCCGACGCCGGCCTCGGACTCCGCGAGACGGCCGAGCGGCTCGATCTCGCGTTCGCGCCGGTCGGCACCCAGCCGGTGCGGATCGTGGCGAATCCGGACCGGACCGACAAGGACGGCGTCCGCGACCTCGAGCGGGTGCTCGCGGATGCTGACGAAGTCGCGACCCGGTAAGGCGATCGGGAGCGATCGGGGGCGATCGACGCCGATCGAGTGTCGACAAATCAACGAATCCGACAGTCAGCGGCCGCACAACAGCGGTTTTTAGTTCGCGGCGGTGTACGACGCTCGATGGCTACCATAGCCGAGCTTCGGCTGCCGGCCTCGGACGCGCTCCTCGAGACGGCGTTCGAGCACGCGCCGGACGCGGCGTTCGAACTCGAGCCGGTCGTCTCGCAGACGCCGCCCAGTATCTGGGTCGCCGGCGTCGGGCGCTCGCGCGCCGAGACGGCGTTCGATGCCGATCCGGAGGTCGAAACCTACGAACTCCTTGTCGAGACGTCGGCCCGCCACCTGTTCACCGTGGACTTCGTCAGGGGAGCGGGGCCCGAACGACTGTGCGATGTGCTGCTCGCAGACGGGGGCTCGCTGCTCGAGGCGCGGGGGACCAACGGCTGGTGGCGAGCCCGTGCGCGATTTCCGGATCGAGGCACGCTCTGTGACGCCTACGATCGGCTCGTCGACCGCGGCGTCAACGCCGACCTCCGGCGGCTCACCGACGTTACGGACGTCGCACAGCACACGAAAGCCAGCAGCCGACTGACGCCCCAACAGCGCGAGGCCCTCGAGGCGGCGCTCGAGTACGGCTACTTCGAGATTCCGCGCGCGATCTCGATGGCCGAACTGGCGGACGAACTGGGGATTTCGCACCAGGCGCTCTCGGAGCGGTTCCGCCGCGCCTACGAGACGCTGGTCGACGAGGAACTCCAGTCGAACGGGGAGGCGTCGCTGGTCGACGGTTCGTGACCGACAGTCCGGAATCAAGATGGTTAGAACAGTTCGTCGAACGACTGCACGCGGTAGTCTCCGAGGACGCACCGGCCGCGCCGGTCGTGGCCGAGGCGCTCGACGTGAATCGCGTCGAGGCCGGCGTTCCAGGCCGCGCCGACGTCGCAGTCCCCGTCGCCGGCCAGGACGCCCTGGTGGCCGTTGTTCGCGACGCCGAGGTCGCGCATAACCTGCTGGACCGGTTCGGGATCGGGCTTCCAGCCGGTTTCCTCCGTACAGCACAGCCGCGCGTCGAACCAGTCCCGGATGCCGACGTTGTCCAGCACCGGCTCCGCGAGGAATTCCTGGCAGTGCGTAACGAGCCCGACCGGCGCCTCGAGGTCGCCGACGAACTCCGCGTCCTCGTGGAGGTAGGTCTGTTCGGCCCGGACCATCGGGTCCTCCTCGTCGTGGAACACCTCCCAGAACGCCTCGGGGTCGATCCCCCACTCGCGGAGCTGTCGGTTCCGCGAGCCGGTCAGACCGTTCCAGAGGATCTCAGCCTCCCGATCGGAGAACTCCCGGCCCAGCCGATCGCCGACCCGGTCGAACACGTCGCGGGTGTACGACCAGTCGACGTCCACCAGGGTACCGTCGAGATCGAGCAACCAGAAGTCGTACTCGGAGACCATCGGGACACAGGAGTACGTGATCTTCGAGTAAATGTGTACCGGTCCTGACCCTCTCGTAATCTAGAGCGATCGGGAGCGATCAGGACGAATCCGTCACCCGAATGCTCGAGCCGAGATACTTCGAAAGCACTTCCGAGACGGCGTCGGCGTTGAACGCCTCGAGATCGGCCGCGATTGCGGCCTTCAGCGCGTCGAAGTACTGTTCGTCGACCTGCAGTTCGCGAAACGAGACCGACTCGACGGGCTGGTCGAGCCACCCTTCGGCGAGTTGGCAGGCGTACTCCTGATCGGCAACCTCGCCCCGCCAGAGCGTGTTCCGGAAGAACAGCCAGCCCTCGGTGCCCGGCTCCGGCGCCTCGCGAAAGACGGTGACGGTCGTTTCGGCGCTCGAGGGCTCGACGCTGATCCCGTCGCGTGCGGGCTCGAGGCGGACTTGAACGGCGAAGACGTAGTTCCCTTCCATCTCGCTTCGTCTCAGTGCCGGTTTCAATCGTGGTTTCGGAAACGACTACGACTCCGATAGTAACGGACTCGAATCGCTACTCAGCGTTGCGCTCGGACTCGATCAACTCCGCCATCTCGAGGTCGTCGTCGGTGATGCCGCCCTCCTCGTGGGAGGTGAGCCGCACCTCGACTTCCTTGTAGCGGATGACGATCTCCGGGTGGTGGAACTGCGACTCGGCGATTTCGCCGACCATCTGGGCGAAGTTGACGCCGCGGAGGTACTCGTCGAACTCGTAGGTGCGAACGATCTCGTCGCCCTCGCGCGTCCAGTTGTCGGGAAGCCCCGCCTCGATCTCGTCGTCGGACAGTAAGTCGCCCATGGCCGACCGAACGGAAGCCACTCAAATAATGGTTGTGCCGCTGCGACTGCGAGTGATTCCGCCCCTCGAGCGCCGCTTACGTCGGATATCGTCGAAATCAACGTATCGAACGATGAGACCGATGGAGACCGAGATTCGACCGATCTCAGGACGAATAACTGATAAAACGCGGCGAAACAACCGCATTTTTTAGATCGGACTACCTACATGCGACCGGTTGCGGTGCGGTACGGTTCGCTGTACAGTGACGTAATCGACGAGTCGCAACGAGCTGACCGAACGCTGACATACCGACATGGCAGTCAAAGATCAGTTCGACGAGCGGTTCGTTGGAGGGACAGTCCGCGAGATACCCGCCGTAATCCGAGAGTACGGCTTGGCGTTCGTGATGGTCGCCAGTTACTTCGGCTCCGGATCGGTCTATATCGCGAGCCAGGCCGGCGTGATGCACGGCTACGCGCTGCTGTGGGCCGTCGTCGGCGCGGCGCTTTTGGGCGTGATGGCCCAGGACATGAGCGCCCGCCTGGGCATCCACGGCACGTCGCTGATGACGTTCGTCCGGCGAAAGCTCGGCCGCGGCCCGGCCACCGCGATCGCCCTGTTCCTCTCGATCGGCTGCGTCGCGTGGACGCTCGGCCTCGTAGCCGCCGTCGGGGCCGGCGTCTCCTTCCTCACCGACGGGGCGATCGGCTGGCAGCCGATCGCGCTCGTCACGACCGCGGCCGCCGTGGCCGTCGGCCTGCTGAACTACCGGCGGGTCGAAACGATCATGATCGCGATGATGCTGTCGATGATGGTCGTCTACGCCGTCGTCGCGGTCCCGAGCGGTCCCGACATCGGCTCCCTCGCGCTCGGGTTCGTCCCGACGCCGGACAGCCTCGGCGCGCTCACGATGGCCGCCGGCCTGCTCGGCACGACCGCGCTGTGGCCCAACTTCTTCCTCGAATCGATCCTGGTCGAGCGGAAGGGCTGGACCGACGCGAGCGACCTGCCCGAGGCGCGCAAGGACCTCGCGGTCGGCTACGCCGTCGGCGGGATCACGACCGTCGCCATCCTGATCGTCTCGGCCGCCTTGCTGCGGCCGATGGGCTACACCGAACTCGAGACGTTCATCACGCCCGGTGAGGCCTTAGTCGAGGTGCTCGGAACGTGGGCCATGGTGCTGTTCGTCGTCGGCGTCATCGCCGCGGCGTTCAACAGCATCATCCCGATCATGTGGACGCCGGCGTACATCATCCCGGAGGCGATGGGGATCGACGTCGACCAGAACGACCGGCTGTTCAAGCTCCTGTTCGCCGCCGGGACCGCCACCGGCTTCGCATCGCCGCTGATCAGCGCCGCGCTGGATCTCTCGGTCGTGGACATGGTCATCCTGTTCCCGACCTACAACGGCATCTTCGGGCTCCCGCTCGCGGCGGCGCTTTTGTTCTGGGCGGTCAACGACCGCGAAACGATGGGTGAACACCGCAACTCCGGACTTGTGAACGCCGTCAACGCCGCGCTCGTCCTGCTCGCGCTCGTCCTCGCGGTCTTCGCGGTGCAGGACTTCCTCGACCTATTCTTCGGCGGCGGCTTCTGATCGACCGCCCCGTTGATTTCGTATTTCGTA
This portion of the Halopiger aswanensis genome encodes:
- a CDS encoding molybdopterin molybdotransferase MoeA codes for the protein MKGADSERTEAGFKVRTPVDEARRILRAAIEERQPEDEPCATGTETVDVERADGRTLAAPLESARNVPHYRRAAMDGYAVRAADTFGASDRSPEVLRIAEGIGADAAVEPGTAARVHTGSALPDGADAVVMIEEVAELEAAGEPELEVGDAVAEGENVAPIGEDVEEGQHLYEAGHRLRPSDLGLVRSAGYDRVSVAQQPTVGVIPTGEELVEGDPGPGEVVETNGLTVSRLAQRWGARATYRDVVTDDPESLRVAIQRDLTKDVVVTTGGSSVGERDLLPEVIDDLGEVLVHGVGLKPGHPVCLGIVEDTPVLALPGYPVACIVNAVQFLRPTLRWLEGTEPDPHPTTQAVLERKIPSEPGTRTFARVQLEERDPDEIDEGEPQFAATPTRASGSGVLSSVALADGWVVVDDDREGIPEGETVAVEDWEINP
- a CDS encoding potassium channel family protein; the protein is MPDRRSLADRVPRRLTRRHRLVLIYAVAVVAVVLFYTVIYNLGMRYLEHRPHSIFRSLQTVTETMTTTGFGADSPWATPVMNLLMVTIQVTGILIGFVALRVLVIPLFERTPIHLDDRLTAKDDHVVVAEYRRDTGVLLDELEDLDIDYVLIESDEEEAKRLSDDGYQAINGDPEDRADLERALIRDASLLITDAEDRTASILLTALEANPDLRTISFTESTRHDAALTEIGVDRAVAPHALIGRRLAEKATTPVAVEDADAASITVREILVRRESPLHGVRLGDSPVADHPELTLVGGWFDGVLRLSPPGDIRLTPNTVLVVAGPEGEIDDVSSEVAGVRPSYPARHERILVAGAGEGGAAAVDALPDDVSVTVVDQSADAVVEPDIVGDITEPGTLRAAGLEEASALIVTVDDDASALLTIATARSLSGDVEILARVTDTRKVTPAFKAGADYVLSVQQASARLVAAEVHGERVVDPTSQIRIVRTDAAPFTGDSPIDFRRDTERGWTLVGIVRDGTIITDEETEIEPDDEIIVAGSDETIREFERTVDVT
- a CDS encoding MATE family efflux transporter gives rise to the protein MAFRWSWSDLPNPFRWLLLAVGYALARVGIIDAERVERTTDLAWPRIVTGIARMSKSAADVAMVGMALGPAAIGGVGLATPYWGIGFAFGGGIAGATISLVSQRYGAGAEEDLSRAVTTSALIVAALVIPLALLFGAVPERLIALVGDDADSIGYGAAYLRTVAVGLPFAALNLIGSRTLVGADDAWTPMVLRAGGAVVNIAINAVLIFAFGMGVVGAAIGTAVANMLVLAAFTVGLTTGRLPLIGAFPVTISLAWPHATVAEIRTVLEIGTPLAFTNIARRAAQFPMLALVAMFGPNVLAAYIVARRVRGLMNTPGWGFSLASSSLVGQELGTGDEGDADTYGREVLWFGTAVYVVSGAFVLVFAEQVGRVFVDDPSILPTVTSFIAVACVSVVFLGISSGATGPLRASGDTNWPFYGQVLGRYVFAIPVTALGVYHVPLPYLASVTPLGIGTLYAALILETLVPAVVTYYRFEAGHWKAISRTYRPESSPSD
- a CDS encoding molybdopterin biosynthesis protein, whose translation is MDRKEFRDLASPAEAREAIDSLSLTAGVERVPLEEARGRVLVARLDAELDVPGFDRATLDGYALRARDTFGADEADPARLELVGEVHAGEEPEVELEDGQAAEISTGAVMPDGADAMVPVERTDTAADGDEVLIRTSVAPGDNVMFAGADVAAGERALGPGTRITPRDIGLLSALGIDEVPVRGRPKVGIVSTGDELVRPGEDVDSDRGEIYDVNSYTIAAGVEDAGGEAVLYPHAGDEQDEMERILREAAAECDLVLSSGSTSASAVDVIYRVIEEQGELLLHGVSVKPGKPMLVGRLGVSEPRSDGSEGERRSSSGDSAYVGLPGYPVSAMMVFRTFVAPAIREAAGIPEPKATTVTGRMAREERYGEGRMRLMPVGLVTDGDGDTLVYPVDKGSGATTSLAEADGVVEVPPETDYLENGESVDVRLFSPDVRPPTLLGVGEDDPTLNRLLDRLEHPRYLSVGSRPALRRLREGVPDVAVVAGPIDREVDAVELGRWEREWGLIARAGNPKEIEDLDDLIDRDLRFVNRTTDSGLRTSLGAAAAEIAEDRGVDRREIVDAIDGFDLGLRAHESPARKVIAGDADAGLGLRETAERLDLAFAPVGTQPVRIVANPDRTDKDGVRDLERVLADADEVATR
- a CDS encoding helix-turn-helix domain-containing protein, yielding MATIAELRLPASDALLETAFEHAPDAAFELEPVVSQTPPSIWVAGVGRSRAETAFDADPEVETYELLVETSARHLFTVDFVRGAGPERLCDVLLADGGSLLEARGTNGWWRARARFPDRGTLCDAYDRLVDRGVNADLRRLTDVTDVAQHTKASSRLTPQQREALEAALEYGYFEIPRAISMAELADELGISHQALSERFRRAYETLVDEELQSNGEASLVDGS
- a CDS encoding HAD family hydrolase, with the translated sequence MVSEYDFWLLDLDGTLVDVDWSYTRDVFDRVGDRLGREFSDREAEILWNGLTGSRNRQLREWGIDPEAFWEVFHDEEDPMVRAEQTYLHEDAEFVGDLEAPVGLVTHCQEFLAEPVLDNVGIRDWFDARLCCTEETGWKPDPEPVQQVMRDLGVANNGHQGVLAGDGDCDVGAAWNAGLDAIHVERLGHDRRGRCVLGDYRVQSFDELF
- the lwrS gene encoding LWR-salt protein produces the protein MEGNYVFAVQVRLEPARDGISVEPSSAETTVTVFREAPEPGTEGWLFFRNTLWRGEVADQEYACQLAEGWLDQPVESVSFRELQVDEQYFDALKAAIAADLEAFNADAVSEVLSKYLGSSIRVTDSS
- a CDS encoding 4a-hydroxytetrahydrobiopterin dehydratase — protein: MGDLLSDDEIEAGLPDNWTREGDEIVRTYEFDEYLRGVNFAQMVGEIAESQFHHPEIVIRYKEVEVRLTSHEEGGITDDDLEMAELIESERNAE
- a CDS encoding Nramp family divalent metal transporter, producing the protein MAVKDQFDERFVGGTVREIPAVIREYGLAFVMVASYFGSGSVYIASQAGVMHGYALLWAVVGAALLGVMAQDMSARLGIHGTSLMTFVRRKLGRGPATAIALFLSIGCVAWTLGLVAAVGAGVSFLTDGAIGWQPIALVTTAAAVAVGLLNYRRVETIMIAMMLSMMVVYAVVAVPSGPDIGSLALGFVPTPDSLGALTMAAGLLGTTALWPNFFLESILVERKGWTDASDLPEARKDLAVGYAVGGITTVAILIVSAALLRPMGYTELETFITPGEALVEVLGTWAMVLFVVGVIAAAFNSIIPIMWTPAYIIPEAMGIDVDQNDRLFKLLFAAGTATGFASPLISAALDLSVVDMVILFPTYNGIFGLPLAAALLFWAVNDRETMGEHRNSGLVNAVNAALVLLALVLAVFAVQDFLDLFFGGGF